One window from the genome of Zymoseptoria tritici IPO323 chromosome 11, whole genome shotgun sequence encodes:
- a CDS encoding putative ABC/SMC6 protein (Non-transporter ABC protein belonging to the SMC type. These proteins contain motifs resembling the Walker A and Walker B' motif, and a motif with homology to the signature sequence of the ATP-binding cassette (ABC) family of ATPases. Eukaryotic SMC6 proteins; SMC proteins are large (approximately 110 to 170 kDa), and each is arranged into five recognizable domains. ...), producing MLSTSATLTTARMSHRKRSRATDDDGSPEVEIESANSSFRQNHNKRSRVTLASERGGSVVSDEEDYLAGFEDGPEEEDYTMHQDSSDDELEEDNLDEAHATQIVTKQMNQYNENLASEQGVIQEVYCRNFMCHSNLRVKFGPLINFIIGHNGSGKSAVLTALQVCLGGRAVGTNRGKSMKDMIKEGQESATLAVKIKNEGEDAYKPDIYGVSITVERHFSKSGSSGFRLKNDQDKIISNKKSDVDDMLDYFALQLDNPINVLTQDMARAFLSNSTPSEKYRFFIRGTQLEMLDQDYKLTEERLDNTQEKLRLRQDDIAVLKSKAQKAEERKKQLDRAASIQTKIEETARVHAWAQVKEEENLLAGCEQDVSNKEAEVRELEEAAQAVSDTHEAHVSAKEAAERAVEALREALPPLEEASTDAEAKFIKNKDDLTAAHRESRTIRDSIKKAKADVRRLQGHVTDEEARLAGAAGDAHTARLNQLEELRENAQAAKREHKEHCDRKADIDKACTLAQARYDAAQPVEQKARQALDSAKRGKEQLERGQGRPFAPYDRNMERLLKEMDRETRWKVKPVGPMGFHISLLRPEWSPILEKVFGGALGGFVVANRSDQDLLSNIMRRVGCGPIPIFICPKTEPLDMTDKEPPAGVETILRVLRIDNTMVLNQLIISNYIDTTCLVKGLKEATAFMYPEHGPQRHHRVKATIALVKPGHGTRLDVSRSNQPKSTPVHPWNGPSRMKVDQAEQLALQERNIRDAARELTEAQQNVTQLRDALTKAKQAVTAFKQQEAKLKTAAQKAEDAVEALESEIESNRPQDGKLQALQEQLTEAQNEQKAQEDAFEDSVIAKDKLDEVANELKPDLEEKQMALQLQKERIAKAEKKLERCETLRTDALWVKNEAIAKVESAKGHVERLEAKRDKQKARVEEFVGYAEEVCARVPVTASVQELDERLETLKAQYKEEQKRAGGSREELTLAYVQAHKAYSDAKNQTESLTETSRKLDIVVEPDPTKSSMAGRQARTLSGGEKSFSTICLLLSIWEAMGSPIRCLDEFDVFMDSVNRTQSMAMMIQAARRAVGRQFILITPQAMGNVEMGDDVKIHKYAPAPFACIMIIR from the exons ATGCTCTCCACTTCTGCAACATTGACCACCGCGAGAATGTCCCATCGCAAGCGGTCGCGCGccaccgacgacgatggcAGCCCCGAAGTTGAAATCGAAAGCGCCAACTCGAGTTTCCGCCAAAATCACAACAAGCGATCCCGCGTTACGCTCGCTTCTGAACGTGGAGGCTCCGTTGTCtcagacgaggaggactACCTCGCTGGATTTGAAGATGGaccggaagaggaggactaCACGATGCATCAGGATtccagcgacgacgagctcgaaGAAGACAACCTCGACGAAGCTCATGCCACACAAATCGTAACAAAGCAGATGAATCAGTACAATGAGAATCTCGCTTCCGAACAAGGTGTCATTCAAGAGGTGTACTGCCGGAACTTCATGTGTCATAGCAATCTGCGTGTCAAGTTTGGGCCATTGATCAACTTCATCATCGGACACAACGGCAGTGGAAAGAGTGCCGTTCTCACGGCGCTGCAGGTATGCTTAGGCGGCAGGGCGGTCGGCACGAATCGCGGGAAGAGCATGAAAGACATGATCAAGGAGGGCCAGGAGAGTGCGACGTTGGCAGTGAAGATCAAGAACGAAGGCGAGGACGCGTATAAGCCGGATATCTACGGCGTGAGCATCACGGTGGAGCGCCATTTCTCCAAGTCGGGCAGCAGTGGATTTCGCTTGAAGAATGACCAGGACAAGATCATCTCCAACAAGAAGTCTGACGTGGATGACATGCTGGACTACTTTGCCCTACAATTAGATAACCCGATCAACGTCCTGACTCAAGATATGGCTCGAGCATTCCTGTCCAACAGCACACCCTCCGAGAAGTACAGGTTCTTCATCCGCGGAACACAGCTCGAAATGCTCGACCAGGACTACAAGTTGACCGAGGAGCGGCTCGACAACACTCAGGAGAAGCTGAGGCTGCGTCAGGACGACATTGCCGTTCTCAAGTCCAAGGCTCAAAAGGCAGAAGAGCGCAAGAAGCAGCTTGACCGCGCGGCGTCAATCCAGACCAAAATTGAGGAAACAGCGCGCGTGCACGCTTGGGCTCAagtcaaggaggaggaaaacCTGCTCGCCGGTTGCGAGCAAGATGTGAGCAACAAAGAGGCTGAAGTTCGAGAGCTAGAAGAAGCCGCTCAAGCCGTCAGCGACACCCACGAAGCACATGTTAGCGCCAAGGAGGCTGCTGAACGTGCAGTGGAGGCGCTTAGAGAAGCTTTGCCTCCGCTCGAAGAAGCTTCTACCGACGCGGAAGCGAAGTTCATCAAGAACAAGGATGATCTGACGGCAGCCCACAGAGAGTCGCGAACTATCAGAGATAGCATCAAGAAAGCCAAGGCCGACGTCAGGCGTCTGCAGGGGCACGTCACGGACGAGGAAGCCCGCCTGGCTGGTGCAGCAGGCGACGCCCATACGGCTCGGTTGAATCAGCTGGAGGAGCTGAGGGAAAACGCGCAGGCCGCCAAGCGCGAACACAAAGAGCATTGTGATAGGAAGGCAGACATTGATAAAGCTTGTACTCTGGCTCAAGCCCGCTACGATGCCGCGCAGCCTGTTGAACAAAAAGCGAGGCAGGCTCTTGATTCCGCCAAGCGTGGAAAGGAGCAGCTCGAACGAGGCCAAGGACGACCTTTTGCGCCGTACGACAGGAACATGGAAAGGCtgttgaaggagatggacaGAGAAACCCGTTGGAAAGTCAAGCCGGTGGGACCTATGGGTTTTCACATCTCTTTGCTCAGACCAGAATGGTCCCCGATTCTGGAAAAGGTCTTTGGCGGTGCTTTGGGAGGATTCGTTGTGGCGAACCGCTCTGACCAGGACCTTCTGAGCAACATCATGCGGAGAGTGGGTTGCGGCCCCATTCCAATCTTCATTTGTCCAAAGACTGAGCCGCTGGACATGACTGACAAAGAGCCACCAGCCGGTGTCGAGACCATTCTTCGGGTGCTGCGAATCGACAACACCATGGTGTTGAACCAACTGATCATCTCGAACTACATAGACACCACCTGCTTGGTCAAGGGCTTGAAAGAGGCTACCGCTTTCATGTACCCTGAACACGGACCACAACGACATCACCGGGTCAAGGCAACGATTGCTCTGGTCAAACCCGGCCACGGCACTCGACTCGACGTGTCTCGCAGTAATCAGCCGAAAAGTACTCCTGTACACCCCTGGAATGGTCCGTCGAGGATGAAGGTGGATCAGGCGGAGCAATTGGCATTACAAGAGCGCAACATCAGGGATGCCGCCCGAGAGTTGACTGAGGCGCAGCAAAATGTCACACAGCTTCGCGATGCTTTGACCAAGGCAAAGCAGGCAGTTACAGCGTTCAAGCAGCAGGAGGCTAAGCTCAAGACTGCGGCTCAAAAGGCAGAAGATGCTGTCGAAGCTTTAGAGTCGGAGATTGAGAGCAACAGACCGCAAGACGGAAAGTTGCAAGCACTCCAAGAGCAGCTGACCGAAGCACAAAACGAGCAAAAAGCGCAAGAAGATGCCTTTGAAGACTCCGTTATCGCCAAAGATAAGCTGGACGAGGTTGCGAACGAGCTCAAGCCAGACTTGGAAGAGAAGCAGATGGCACTGCAACTACAGAAGGAGCGAATCGCAAAGGCAGAGAAAAAGCTGGAGAGATGCGAGACGCTTCGCACTGATGCTCTATGGGTGAAGAACGAGGCCATTGCGAAAGTGGAGAGTGCGAAAGGCCACGTCGAGCGGCTTGAGGCCAAGCGGGACAAGCAGAAGGCCCGCGTGGAAGAATTCGTCGGATATGCCGAAGAAGTTTGTGCTCGGGTTCCTGTGACCGCGTCCGTGCAAGAGCTGGACGAGCGTCTCGAAACTCTCAAAGCGCAGTATAAAGAAGAGCAAAAGCGCGCAGGAGGCTCCAGGGAGGAACTCACCCTCGCGTATGTGCAAGCACACAAGGCGTACAGTGATGCGAAGAACCAGACAGAGTCCCTCACGGAGACCTCTCGC AAACTCGACATCGTTGTCGAACCCGATCCGACGAAGTCCTCCATGGCCGGCCGTCAAGCCCGCACCTTGTCCGGCGGAGAGAAGTCTTTCTCCACGATCTGCTTGTTGCTGAGTATCTGGGAAGCAATGGGCAGCCCGATCAGGTGTCTGGATGAGTTTGACGTCTTCATGGACTCGGTCAATCGCACACAGAGTATGGCAATGATGATCCAGGCTGCAAGACGTGCGGTTGGCAGGCAATTCATTTTGATCACGCCGCAGGCGATGGGTAATGTGGAGATGGGTGATGATGTAAAGATTCACAAGTATGCTCCTGCCCCTTTTGCTTGTATAATGATAATCCGCTGA